Proteins encoded by one window of Flavobacterium sp. N502540:
- a CDS encoding TonB-dependent receptor, whose translation MKTIFKGAEVLSYKGSKIQKSTRTKSIFLFLFSIFFSQFSFAQDQDSTKVNKLDDVLVSAVRVTAKTPVSFSNLDKKDIKFRNLGQDIPILMNYLPSVVTTSDAGGGIGYTGIRVRGSDATRVNVTINGIPYNDAESQGTFWVNMPDFASSVESLQLQRGVGTSTNGSSAFGASLNMLTDNYATKATGEISSSYGSFNSNKNTVKFSTGLLNDHFELAGRLSTIKSDGYVDRASSDLKSYFLQGTYIGKTTLIKALVFGGTERTYQSWNGIDAEKLNSDRTYNSAGKYKDEAGNVHFYDNETDNYKQNHYQLHWSESISDKWSSNLALHYTKGQGYYENFKYNEPVKGYGPIQPTKMVENDLGELVPGTDLIRQKWLDNDFYGTTFSVKYKEEKLDIIVGGGWNKYEGAHFGKVIWARNSSQALPGDHYYDDFSTKTDGNIFAKANYQLTEKLSFYGDLQYRNVTYKANGKDTGLVDDNFNFFNPKAGLNYAINSNNTLYFSYARANREPNRTDYEGGNVKPEKLNDFELGWRFNSDKFQLNSNVYYMAYKDQLILTGRLDDVGAPIRANTEKSYRLGLEVDATIQLSEKFILRPNFTLSSNKNIDLAVEGEHYGTTNIAYSPSVIAGNIIVYSPIQSLHISLLQKFVGEQYMNNIELPAAKLADYFVNDLNVSYEIKPKSVFKSILITGLVNNFLDKKYVSNGAMWDVYPYYYPQAGINFLAGLTLKF comes from the coding sequence ATGAAAACTATTTTTAAAGGTGCTGAGGTGCTAAGTTACAAAGGTTCTAAGATTCAAAAGTCGACCAGAACCAAATCTATTTTCTTATTTCTTTTTTCTATTTTCTTTTCTCAATTTTCTTTCGCGCAAGACCAGGATTCTACGAAAGTTAATAAACTGGATGATGTTTTAGTTTCAGCAGTTCGTGTTACTGCTAAAACTCCGGTAAGTTTCAGTAATCTTGATAAAAAGGATATTAAATTTAGAAATCTGGGACAGGATATTCCAATTTTAATGAATTATCTGCCATCGGTGGTGACTACTTCTGATGCAGGAGGAGGAATAGGCTACACCGGGATCAGAGTGCGTGGTAGTGATGCTACAAGAGTAAACGTAACGATTAACGGAATTCCTTATAATGATGCTGAAAGTCAGGGAACTTTTTGGGTAAATATGCCTGATTTTGCTTCTTCTGTTGAGAGTTTACAATTGCAAAGAGGTGTTGGAACATCTACTAATGGTTCCTCTGCTTTTGGAGCCAGTTTGAATATGCTGACGGATAATTATGCTACGAAAGCGACCGGAGAAATTTCAAGCTCTTACGGAAGTTTCAATTCAAATAAAAATACTGTAAAATTCAGTACAGGTTTACTGAACGATCATTTTGAGCTGGCAGGGCGTTTGTCTACCATTAAATCAGATGGATATGTAGATCGTGCAAGTTCTGATTTAAAATCGTATTTTCTTCAGGGGACTTATATTGGTAAAACAACTTTAATTAAGGCGCTGGTTTTTGGTGGGACCGAAAGAACATACCAGTCCTGGAACGGAATTGATGCTGAAAAGCTAAATTCAGACCGTACTTATAATTCAGCAGGAAAATATAAAGATGAAGCAGGAAATGTTCATTTTTACGATAATGAAACCGATAATTACAAACAAAACCATTATCAATTGCATTGGAGTGAATCCATTTCTGATAAATGGAGCAGCAATTTAGCGCTTCATTATACTAAAGGGCAAGGATACTATGAAAACTTCAAATATAATGAGCCAGTTAAAGGTTATGGGCCAATTCAGCCTACTAAAATGGTAGAAAATGACCTTGGAGAATTAGTTCCGGGAACTGATTTAATTCGTCAGAAATGGTTAGACAATGATTTTTACGGCACAACTTTTTCGGTAAAATACAAAGAAGAGAAATTAGACATAATCGTAGGTGGTGGCTGGAATAAATATGAGGGAGCTCATTTTGGTAAAGTAATCTGGGCCAGAAATTCTTCTCAGGCGCTGCCGGGAGATCATTACTATGATGATTTTTCAACCAAAACAGATGGAAATATCTTTGCAAAAGCCAATTATCAGTTAACAGAAAAACTTAGTTTTTATGGTGATTTGCAATACAGAAATGTAACGTACAAGGCCAACGGAAAAGACACTGGATTAGTAGACGATAACTTCAATTTCTTTAATCCGAAAGCAGGTTTAAATTACGCAATCAATTCAAACAACACCCTTTATTTTTCATATGCAAGAGCCAATCGTGAGCCTAACAGAACCGATTATGAAGGGGGAAATGTAAAACCTGAAAAACTAAATGATTTTGAATTGGGCTGGAGATTCAATTCAGATAAATTTCAGTTGAATTCGAATGTCTATTATATGGCTTACAAAGATCAGTTAATTTTAACCGGAAGACTGGATGATGTTGGAGCTCCAATTCGTGCTAACACAGAGAAAAGCTACCGTTTAGGTTTAGAAGTTGATGCCACAATACAACTTTCTGAAAAGTTTATTCTGAGACCAAACTTTACTTTAAGTAGTAATAAGAATATTGATTTGGCCGTTGAAGGCGAGCATTACGGAACAACCAATATCGCTTATTCACCGTCAGTTATTGCCGGAAATATTATCGTATACAGTCCGATTCAAAGTTTACACATTTCGTTATTGCAAAAATTCGTAGGCGAACAATACATGAACAATATTGAATTGCCCGCAGCAAAATTAGCGGACTATTTCGTAAATGATTTGAATGTGTCTTACGAAATCAAACCAAAATCAGTTTTCAAGTCGATCTTAATTACTGGTCTGGTGAACAATTTTCTGGATAAAAAATATGTTTCAAACGGAGCAATGTGGGATGTTTATCCTTACTACTATCCTCAGGCAGGAATTAATTTCTTAGCCGGATTGACATTGAAATTCTAA
- the pnuC gene encoding nicotinamide riboside transporter PnuC → MIDFFLDSYKNTPLWHIALEFLVFICGILSVWFAKKENIWVYPTGLIATVISVYLLYVAGYIGDMIINGYFSIMSIYGWYVWAKGGTVEDNLPITRTNSNEKIIGILLFFITVFVVFGIYKYFDYEIRNDNYVDMISSGIFFAGMWYMAKKKIENWTLWIIGDIIVVPLYAYRGLGMLSLQYLIFTILAISAYLEWRKILDSKKQLS, encoded by the coding sequence ATGATTGATTTTTTTCTGGACAGTTATAAAAACACTCCGTTATGGCATATTGCCCTGGAGTTTTTAGTTTTTATCTGTGGGATTTTGAGTGTGTGGTTTGCGAAAAAAGAAAATATCTGGGTTTATCCAACCGGTTTGATTGCCACCGTTATATCAGTTTATCTGTTGTATGTTGCAGGTTATATCGGAGATATGATTATCAATGGATATTTTTCGATTATGAGTATATATGGGTGGTATGTATGGGCCAAAGGAGGAACGGTTGAGGACAATCTGCCTATAACACGAACGAATAGTAATGAAAAAATAATTGGAATACTATTGTTTTTCATAACTGTTTTTGTAGTTTTCGGCATTTATAAATACTTTGATTACGAAATTAGAAACGACAATTATGTCGATATGATTTCATCTGGAATATTTTTTGCAGGAATGTGGTACATGGCGAAGAAAAAGATTGAGAACTGGACGCTTTGGATCATTGGTGATATTATTGTGGTGCCCCTTTATGCCTATCGCGGTTTAGGGATGTTATCACTTCAGTATTTAATTTTTACAATTTTGGCTATTTCAGCTTATTTAGAATGGAGAAAAATCTTAGACAGCAAAAAACAGCTATCATAA
- a CDS encoding DUF4301 family protein, producing MEKNLRQQKTAIIKIALFGPESTGKTTLAKQLAEYYETEWVPEFARDYLQEKWEENQHICVADDMMPIAFGQVALENQKLALSGKYLFCDTNLMVTKVFSEMYYGFCDPLLNEAALEHEYDLFFLTDIDVPWEKDDIRDTPKGRETVFSVFKQTLIDTKKPFITLSGDKESRLTKAIAIIEQLADAKQHGISSEDFVQIYEHGISFEKILQQLQIFKNGISKSNLVGPATISNGILSLSEVEFEEKAAFFDLQKSEVKLKKFVPASGAASRMFKFLSAFLNDFDMQKETINAYINRKNDKELSIFIVAMEKFAFFKEVDKKLKEIYPDFERLDRDHKNYYFIKTLLSVDHFDFANKPKAVLPFHQYKRHIANPIEEHLNECVHYASSNQISNLHFTVSEAHQNLFEHEVEVLKEKVEVDSEVKINISYSYQSKSTDSICVDAKNSPIRDKNNKLVFRPGGHGALIENLNELDADVIFVKNIDNVIQNHMDQIALYKKALAGILIKIQQQVFGYLNAIEKEEIREEDLEEIVVFLSKKLNVELNSDYSKFTFENKISKIKSLLNRPIRVCGMVKNEGEPGGGPFWVMSPKGSVSLQIVEASQIDLTNKRQQEILASATHFNPVDLVCGIKNYKNEKFDLLQFVDQKTGFIVEKSVDGKLVKSYELPGLWNGAMANWLTIFVAVPLITFNPVKTVNDLLKAAHQPQ from the coding sequence ATGGAGAAAAATCTTAGACAGCAAAAAACAGCTATCATAAAAATTGCCTTATTTGGTCCTGAAAGTACAGGAAAAACTACCTTGGCAAAACAACTTGCAGAATATTATGAAACCGAATGGGTTCCTGAGTTCGCACGCGATTATTTGCAGGAAAAATGGGAAGAGAACCAGCACATTTGTGTAGCCGATGATATGATGCCTATCGCATTTGGGCAAGTAGCTCTTGAAAATCAAAAGCTGGCTTTGTCCGGAAAGTACCTGTTTTGTGATACCAATTTAATGGTGACAAAGGTTTTCTCTGAAATGTATTATGGATTTTGTGACCCGCTTTTAAACGAAGCAGCATTAGAGCATGAATACGATTTGTTTTTTCTGACTGATATTGATGTTCCCTGGGAAAAAGATGATATTAGAGATACTCCTAAAGGTCGTGAAACAGTCTTTTCAGTTTTTAAACAGACTCTTATTGATACTAAAAAACCTTTTATTACCCTTTCCGGAGATAAAGAAAGTCGTTTGACTAAAGCAATAGCGATCATAGAGCAATTAGCTGACGCAAAACAGCATGGTATCTCATCTGAAGATTTTGTTCAGATATACGAACATGGAATTTCTTTTGAGAAGATTTTACAACAGCTGCAAATTTTTAAAAACGGAATATCAAAATCTAATTTAGTTGGTCCGGCTACAATTTCAAATGGTATATTAAGTTTGTCAGAAGTAGAATTTGAAGAGAAAGCGGCCTTTTTTGATCTTCAAAAATCAGAAGTCAAATTGAAAAAGTTTGTTCCGGCTTCGGGTGCAGCCAGCAGAATGTTTAAATTTTTAAGCGCTTTTCTGAACGATTTTGACATGCAGAAAGAAACTATCAATGCTTATATCAACCGTAAAAATGACAAAGAGCTATCTATTTTTATAGTGGCTATGGAGAAATTTGCGTTTTTTAAAGAAGTTGATAAAAAGTTAAAAGAAATCTATCCGGATTTTGAAAGGCTTGACCGTGATCATAAAAATTATTATTTTATAAAAACATTGTTGTCTGTCGATCACTTTGATTTTGCAAATAAGCCAAAGGCAGTTTTACCTTTTCACCAATACAAAAGACATATTGCAAATCCAATTGAAGAACATTTGAACGAATGTGTTCACTATGCTTCTTCGAATCAGATTTCGAATTTGCATTTTACCGTTTCAGAAGCCCATCAGAATTTGTTTGAACATGAAGTTGAGGTTCTTAAAGAAAAAGTTGAAGTGGATTCAGAGGTTAAAATAAATATCTCTTATTCCTATCAAAGTAAAAGTACCGATTCGATTTGTGTAGATGCTAAAAATAGTCCAATTCGGGATAAGAATAATAAATTAGTTTTTAGACCCGGCGGGCATGGTGCGTTAATTGAGAATTTAAATGAACTCGATGCGGATGTTATTTTTGTCAAAAATATTGACAATGTAATTCAAAATCATATGGATCAGATTGCATTGTATAAAAAAGCATTAGCAGGGATTTTGATTAAAATACAGCAACAAGTTTTTGGCTATTTAAATGCCATTGAAAAAGAAGAGATACGAGAGGAAGATCTTGAAGAAATCGTTGTCTTTTTATCAAAAAAGCTTAATGTTGAGTTGAATAGTGACTATAGTAAGTTTACTTTCGAAAATAAAATCAGTAAGATAAAGAGCTTATTAAACAGGCCAATTCGTGTTTGCGGAATGGTGAAAAATGAAGGAGAACCCGGAGGTGGCCCATTCTGGGTAATGAGTCCAAAAGGATCAGTTTCATTGCAGATTGTAGAGGCTTCGCAAATCGATCTGACAAATAAAAGACAACAGGAAATCTTGGCTTCAGCAACTCATTTTAATCCTGTGGATTTAGTTTGCGGAATCAAAAATTATAAAAATGAAAAGTTTGATTTATTACAATTTGTAGATCAAAAAACGGGTTTTATCGTCGAGAAAAGTGTGGATGGCAAACTAGTAAAGAGTTACGAGCTTCCGGGACTCTGGAACGGGGCAATGGCCAATTGGCTTACTATTTTTGTGGCAGTACCATTAATCACCTTTAATCCGGTGAAAACAGTAAACGATTTATTAAAAGCTGCACATCAGCCACAATAA
- a CDS encoding Rieske (2Fe-2S) protein: MKKFWYLIVFVSVLFSCSENSRRDKNPYIPSYAVNLSIDTNLPAYSNLKFVSNGVIVPNYGAKGIIIFNTGSGYNAFDAACPNQPVTSCTAMTIEGINAVCSCDKTAYSLFTGLGGKDYPLKQYRVEFTGTIIHVYN, from the coding sequence ATGAAAAAATTCTGGTACTTAATTGTCTTTGTCTCTGTGCTTTTCTCTTGCAGTGAAAATAGTAGACGCGACAAAAACCCTTACATTCCTAGTTATGCAGTTAACCTGTCTATTGATACCAATCTGCCTGCTTATTCCAATCTTAAATTTGTAAGTAATGGCGTGATTGTTCCAAATTACGGAGCAAAAGGGATTATCATTTTTAATACCGGAAGTGGTTATAATGCATTTGATGCCGCCTGTCCAAATCAGCCCGTAACTTCCTGCACCGCCATGACAATTGAAGGTATAAATGCGGTTTGTTCCTGCGACAAAACAGCCTATAGTTTATTTACCGGATTGGGAGGTAAAGATTATCCCTTAAAACAATATCGCGTAGAATTTACCGGAACGATCATTCACGTCTACAATTAA
- the greA gene encoding transcription elongation factor GreA has protein sequence MSKVSYYTAEGLKKLKDELEHLKSVMRPKASQDIAEARDKGDLSENAEYDAAKEAQGLLEMRIAKLEEVYSNARLIDESQLDVSKALVLSNVKIKNQSNGMEMKYTLVAESEADLKTGKISVTSPIGKGLLGKSVGEVAEITVPNGVLKFEILEITRD, from the coding sequence ATGAGTAAAGTATCTTATTATACAGCAGAAGGATTAAAAAAATTAAAAGATGAGTTGGAGCATTTAAAAAGTGTAATGCGTCCAAAGGCATCTCAAGATATAGCAGAAGCAAGAGATAAAGGAGATTTGTCTGAAAATGCGGAGTATGATGCAGCAAAAGAAGCACAAGGTTTATTAGAAATGAGAATTGCTAAACTGGAAGAAGTGTATTCTAATGCAAGATTAATTGACGAATCACAACTGGATGTTTCGAAAGCACTGGTTCTTTCTAATGTTAAAATTAAGAATCAAAGCAATGGAATGGAAATGAAATATACGCTTGTTGCTGAAAGTGAAGCAGATTTAAAAACAGGAAAAATCTCTGTAACGTCTCCTATTGGAAAAGGGTTACTGGGAAAATCTGTCGGAGAAGTAGCTGAAATTACAGTTCCAAACGGAGTTTTGAAATTTGAAATTCTTGAAATTACCAGAGACTAA
- the arfB gene encoding alternative ribosome rescue aminoacyl-tRNA hydrolase ArfB — protein sequence MDIEKIISELSFKAVRSSGAGGQNVNKVSSKVVLTFDLNVSQALSEEEKLLLQKNIATRLTTENILILNCDEDRSQLKNKDIVIKRFLEVIKKGLYVPKVRKATKVPKSVIKKRIKDKKNVSEIKQSRKKPNLD from the coding sequence ATGGATATCGAAAAAATCATATCAGAGTTAAGTTTTAAAGCCGTACGAAGCAGTGGTGCGGGCGGACAAAACGTAAACAAAGTGTCATCAAAAGTGGTGTTGACTTTTGATTTGAATGTATCTCAGGCACTGTCTGAAGAAGAAAAACTGCTTTTACAAAAGAATATAGCAACCCGTTTAACCACAGAAAATATATTGATTTTAAATTGTGATGAAGACAGAAGTCAGCTTAAAAACAAAGATATTGTTATAAAACGTTTTTTAGAGGTAATTAAAAAAGGGCTGTATGTTCCTAAAGTTCGTAAAGCCACTAAAGTTCCTAAATCGGTAATTAAAAAGCGTATTAAGGATAAAAAGAACGTTTCGGAAATAAAACAATCCAGAAAGAAACCTAATTTAGATTAA